The genomic segment CGTTCATACGGCGAATGACTCCGGGTGACCCCAATGACCCCCTGTTGCGACAGGTACTGCCGCTGGCGGAAGAATCGCGACAACAAGCAGGTTATGTGCGCGATCCGCTGCAAGAGAACAACGCCATCCAGACCACAGGGCTGATCCGCAAGTACCAGAGCCGGGCACTGCTGATGGTAACGGGCCAGTGTGCAATCAACTGTCGCTACTGCTTTCGCCGCCACTTCCCCTATGAATCCCAGCGGCTCGGTCCGGACGACCGCCAGCAGGTTCTGGCGACCCTGAATGCCGCCCCCGAAATTAACGAAGTGATCTTCAGCGGTGGTGATCCACTGGCAGTGAATGATCGGCTACTGGCGCAATGGGCCGAAGCCCTGGCAGGCATACCGCATATCAAGCGCCTGCGAATACACAGCCGGCTACCGGTCGTTATTCCGCAACGGGTGTGCGACGCCCTGCTGGGCTGGCTTGGCAATTCGCCACTTCAGAAAATCCTCGTGGTGCATGTGAATCACCCGGCAGAGCTAGACTCAGACACACGAAAAGCCTTTGCGCGCCTTCGCGAAGTGGGGGTGACCCTGCTCAACCAGAGCGTGATCCTGAAAGGGGTCAATGACTCAGCCAGCATCCTGGCCCGGCTGAGTGAAGACCTGTTTGATTCCGGCGTTATGCCCTACTACCTGCACGCGTTTGATCCCGTTGCCGGCGCCCATCACTTTGATGTCAGCGACCAGGCGGCGGCAGCGCTGGTTCGGGCGCTTATGACGCGGCTGCCGGGCTTTCTGGTTCCAAGGCTGGTCAGGGAACTGCCCGGGGAAACCAGTAAAACCCCTGTTTTCACAGGCGATAATCAGGCCAACATCAGCGTAACGTGAGACATGTCGCAAAAGCGGTCCCACTTACACTTGTCAAAGATTGTCAACTCATGATCTTCTCGCTTTTTGTTATTGGTTTGCTATCTTAAAGTTCTATAGGTAAAGACAATAAAAGCATGTATTTTCGACACTTTCGGTCGATACATACTCAAAGCGACTCAAACACTGGCGTGAGATCATGGAAGGCAATATTCTGAAACCTGAACTGAAGGTTCCTGAACAGAAAACCGCAAGCCTGTCGTTTTGCGATACGACACCCAAGGCCTTTCGTCTGTGGATTGACCAGCTACCGATGGCCAACATCGGTGAGGCATCCCGCCAGCTTTACCATGCGATTATTGAACTGAACCACCTGTTTCTGGCGCCGCAGCAACGAATGCAGTTCCTTGAGCTGGTTCGCGAGAAAATTCATTTTGTCTGCAACGAGTTGTCACGCCACTTTCTGGGCCTGGCCATCGCCCTGCCCGAGAAGCAGCGCAAGATTGCCAACCTGGCCCAGGCCCTCCAGTTGCACCTGGCCAGCGGCTATAAACTGTGTGTGCTGGAATATCTGGATAACGGCGGTCTGGAAAAAAATCGCCGCCACGTTGCCGCCGCCGTTCACCGCGCCATATCCGAGCTGGGCGCCACGATTGTCCGTTCGCATCAGCTCTACTGCCCAAGCCCGGCCCTGAGCTGGCTGGAGTGCCACCGTCTGTACCGGTTTGCGCATCGGAACAAACTGGCCGCACTGGAAATCGATGACGACACCCTGACCCATCGCCGCGCCAGTACTGTAGCCGACAGCTACAAACGCATTCTCCTGCTGGGCTGCGCCCGCCCCAATCAACTGCGTCAGGCCGAGCTGACTCAGGTTTACGAGCTGTTCGAGTCCTGGACCGAGTTCTGCCAGTGCGGCCCGGACATTGGAACTGACAGCCTGTTCGTGATCAACATGGAGCTGGACAACCCGCCAGTCTACCGGAGCTTGCTGGAAAACAAACCGGGGGACGAAAGCTTCGGTTTTGACACCAAAGATCTTTCCACGCAGCTGGCCGAGGTGCTGCACGCCAGGCGCAGCCACGAGAAAGATGCTACGCGGCTACAGGTATCGCCCAAAATCAGCGACACCCTGCTGACACATCTCAGCCAGGCGCTGGGTATTCTGGCCAAGCGGAATTTCAACCGCATTTCCAGCCAGGGCACGCTGGAGGTCTGCGTCGGCCTGACGGCCACCCACTATTTCGTAGCTGGTGAAAAGACCTTTGCCGAGTTCCTGAACGGTAACGAAACCATTGATCCCGAGCAGGAAAACCGGTTTATCCGCAATGCCAACCGGAACACGGACGCCTGGGCCGGAGCCCACGACGCGGGCCCAAGTGAAGACAGGTTGCACGCGGCCGATGCACCGATCAACTTCAAGTCGGGTACCGGGGCCGCCATACCCACGGGACAGGAGAAGAGCCGCCCCCGCTCCCATCATGCCCTGCTGATCAACACCAGCCCGGGTGGCTACTGCGTTGCCTGGGAAACCAATGTACCAGCCTCGCTGCAGGCGGGTGAGATTCTTGGGGTACGTGAACAGAAATCCCACCCCTGGAGCATCGCCGTGGTGCGCTGGCTGCGTCAGGTCCGGAATCAGGGCACCCAGATCGGCATTGAGCTGCTGGCCCCAAGCGCCGCACCGTGCGGGGTAAGGCTGATCCAGAAGGTGGGCAACAGCAGCGAATACCTCCGGGGGCTGCTACTGCCGGAGATCAGTGTGGTTAATCAGGCCGCTACCCTCATAACCCCGAGACTGCCCTTCCAGAGTGGCAGTCGCATCTCATTGCTGCACGATGGCCGGGAAGATCAGGGGCAGTTGCTCAAGAAGGTCTCTGCCACCGGTAGCATCAGCCAGTTTGAACTGAAACTGCAGAATCCGGCGGCCCTGGCCAGTCCGAATGGCGCCCCGCCATCAACGCCCGGCGCCACGGAAGACGAATTCGACTCCCTGTGGCCATCACTGTAACGCCAAAGGTCGGAAAGACTGTGAACCACGGCTACTGCCAGGGTTGTTATTGATCGCCAACCCCTGCATCATTCAGCGGAAGTGACCGTATCCATGAGAAGTCTTACGAATGCAGAAAAAAAACGCGACCGTACACCTGCTGATTCTTGATCCATCTCAAAATGATGCTGAATCCATGGTCAGCCTGCTCCGCAACTCGGGCAAGGCCACCCGGGCACACCGTATAACCTCGGAAGAAGATCTGGAAGAAGCCCTGAAAACCAGTAACTGGGACCTGCTGTTGGCCCGGGACCTGGAGCAGGAGTTCGGGCCAGATGACGCCCTGGCCATGGTCAAGCGCATGGACAAGGACATCCCCTTCGTTCTCCTGACCGAGGAAGTCAGCCGGGAAAGAACGGTGAACATTATCCGGGCCGGCGGGCAGGATGCTGTACCGTTCGAGTACAAGGATCTGCTCGTCCTGGTGGTGAAACGCGAATTGGCCGCCCTGGAAGAGCGCCGCCGTCGTCGGGTTCTGGAGTCCCACCTGCGTGAGGCCGAACAGCGCTGCCAGCTGCTTCTGGAAAGCTCCAAGGACGCCATCGCCTACATCAACGATGGCATGCACATCTACGCCAACCAGTCCTACATGGAGTTCCTGGGCTACGACGACATTGACGACCTTATCTGCATCCCGGTTCTCGATACCCTGACCCCGGAAAGCCAGGACAAGTACAAAGACTTCATGAAGGCCTTTGCCGATGATGGCAAGGACGGCATGACCCTGAACTGTACCGCACGCCGCAGCGACGATCAGGAATTGAACGTAACCATGTCTGTCTCTGCCGCCACCTATGATGGCGAAGCCTGCACGCAGATTGTATTGCAGCCAGAACACAGCGATGCAGAGCTGGAAGAAAAGCTCAAACAGATCAGCAGCCAGGATCTGCTTACGGGCCTGTATAACCGTCAATACCTGATGGATGCTCTGGCCCAGGCCATTGCCAATGCCGGCAAGAACAACCAGACCGGCGCCCTGGCCTACATCGCCCTGGACAACTTCATAAGCATGAAGGGCCAGGTCGGTATCGCCGGTGCCGATCTGTTGCTGGGTGATCTGGCCTCGCTGCTAAAAGAACAGGCCGGCGAGGAAGTGACGCTGGCCAGGCTGAGCGATGATGCCTTCTGCCTGATGTGCCTGCCCTGCGATGAGAAACATATGGAAAGCATTGCTGAGCGGGTCCGCAAAGCGGTTGAAGATCATCTGTTTGACATCAACGGCAAGACGGTACCGCTGACAGTGTCCATCGGTGTAGCCGCGATTACGGAGAATTCGCCCAAGGCAGAGGAACTGATGGGGCGTGCCCATATAGCCTCCGCTGAGGTTAAGAAGCTCGAGGGCCATGAACGTGGTAACGGGATCGTGGTCTATAATCCCGCCCAGTACGAAAGCCTGGATGAAAGCAACTCGGTTGAGGCTATCCTCAAGGCTCTCGATGACAACCGCTTCCGGCTGCTGTTCCAGCCTATCATCAACCTGCGGGGTGAGGGCGAAGAGCATTACGAGGCCTTCGTTCGCATGCTCGACAAAGACAACGAGGAAGTCTCTCCCTACGACTTCCTGCCCCCGATGGGGCCGAGCGACACGGCCATCAAGATTGACCGCTGGGTGATCCTGCAAACTATCAAACAGCTGGCAAGCCACCGGTCACGGGGTCATGACACCAGGCTGTTCCTGAACATCACCGCCGAGACACTGCAGGACAAAACCTTTACGCCCTGGCTCAGCGTTGCGCTCAAGGCGGCTCGCCTGCCGGGAGACTCACTGATTTTCCAGATCCGTGAAGGCGATGCCAACAACTACATGAAGCAGGCCAAGGAGTTCACCAAAGCAGTACATGAACTTCACAGTAAGGTATCCATTGCCCAGTTTGGCTGCGCCCTGAATCCGTTCAACACGCTCAAGCACATTGACGCCGACTACGTGAAGATTGACGGCTCGTTCACGGAAGAAATCCAGAAGAGCGATGAAGCCAAGGAGCAGGTCAAGGAAATGGTCAAGAGCCTGCAGAATGCCGGCAAGCTCACCATCATACCGCTGGTAGAGAACGCCAGCGTACTGGCAACGCTGTGGCAGGCCGGGGTGAACTATATCCAGGGTTATTACCTGCAGGCGCCAGTACCGGAGATGAACTACGACTTCGGAGACCACTGACCGGACGCCAATTCCGGATTGAGTAAAAAGGGCGAGGTGTCAGAACCTCGCCCTTTTTGCATTCACAGGCTGCTGTTCTGGAGAGTCTGATTGGTGTCACTTTCGCGAAAACCGATCAGGTACAGAATGGCGTCCAGGCCCAGGGTGGAAATGGAGTGTCGAGCCGATTCCTTGACCAGCGGCTTGGCACGAAAGGCCACGCCCAGGCCAGCCTGGCTCAGCATCGGCAAGTCGTTGGCACCATCACCCACGGCGATGACCTGCTCCCTTGAGATATGCTCTTTTTCGGCAATCTCGAGCAGCAGCTCGGCTTTGCGCTTACCATCCACGATCTGCCCCTTAACCTGACCGGTCACCTTGCCGTCGACAATGTCCAGTTCGTTGGCATAAACGTAGTCAATGCCCAGTTTTTGCTGCAGGTGGCGGGCAAAGTAGGTAAAGCCACCGGAGAGAATCGCGGTGCGGTAGCCCAGCGCCTTCAGGCTTCGGATCAGATGTTCTGCCCCCTCTGTCATACGCAGCCGACCGGCAATTCTTTCAAGCACCGACTCATCCAGGCCTTTGAGCAGCGCCAGCCGCTCGGCAAAACTCTGGCTGAAGTCCAGTTCACCCTGCATGGCACGCTCGGTTATTTCCGCAACCTGCTCGCCCACGCCAGCCTCATGGGCCAGCTCATCGATCACCTCCGCCTCAATCAGCGTGGAGTCCATATCAAACACCACCAACCGGCGGTTTCGCCGGAAAATGGAGTCTTCCTGGAAGGCGATGTCCACGTTCATCTCACCGGCAATATGCAGGAAGTCCGCCCGAAGTTGTTCCAGGTCTGACGGCGTTCCCCGCACCGAAAACTCGACACAGGCAATGCGGTTCTCGCCCTGATTGAGCGACGGGCGTGCGGAAAGGCGGGTAATGTTGTCGATATTCAGCCCATGCCGGGCCGTAATGGCCGATACCCGGGCGATCTGTTCCGCCTTGATGTCACGGGATAGCAGAGTAACGATGTAGCAGGCCCGGTTACGGCCTTCGGCCCATGCCTGGTATTCCTCCACGGTGATGGGGGCAAAGCGCACCTGAAGATCCAGGGCATGCAGCCGAAAAAGAAGGTCACGGATCACCGGGGACGATTTCGACTCATCCGGGATCTCGATCAGTATGCCCCAGGTCAGGTGGTCGTGAATCACCGCCTGGCCAATATCCAGAATGCGGACATAATACTGCCCCATGATCCCGGTAATCTCCGAGGTCAATCCAGGCTTGTCTCGCCCGGACACATTTACCAGAACCAGCTCACTCACTGTCGGTGCCCTCCACGTCCTGAGCTTCTTCCTGAGCACGGGCGGCAGACGGAATCACATCAATGCCGTCTACCCGCTGGAGCCCTCTGGGCAATTTGTGACCACGCCGGCCACGCTCACCCAGATAATGCTCCAGGTCGGCAAAACGCAGACCCAGTTTGCGTTTGCCGGCCTTCACCTCCAGTTGGTCTTCTTCACCGAAGACGGCGGCAGCCACCACATATTCCTCACGATTCTGAACGCGCGCAGAGGGAATGCTGATGATCTTGTTGCCCTTACCCTTGGCCAGTTCCGGCAATTCGCTGAGCGGGAACACCAGCATGCGCCCCTCGTTGGATATGGCCGCCAGGTAAAGGGTTGTTGCTGTCTCTGGGATCAGCACGGGGGGCATGATTCGCGCCCCTTTAGGCACAGACACCACCGCCTTGCCAGCTCGATTCTTGCTGATCATGTCGTTCAACGAGGTCACAAAACCATAACCGCCGTCGGTGACCAGCAGCGCTTTACGCTCCGGATTCCCCATCAGCAGGCCAGAGAAGGTCGCCCCGGACGGTGGGTTGATCCGGCCGGTAAGAGGCTCGCCCTGCCCCCGGGCAGACGGCAGACTGTGAGCCATGAGAGCATAGGCCCGCCCAGTACTGTCGAGGAAAATGGCCTGCTGATTGTTTCTGCCCCTGGCAGCCAGCGCAAAGCGGTCGCCAGACTTGTAACTGAGCCCGGACGGATCAATGTCGTGCCCTTTGGCAGCCCGCACCCAACCCTTCTCCGACAGCACCACAGTGACCGGGTCGTTGGACACCAGGTCAATCTCACTGAAGGCCTTGGCCTCTTCACGGGCAACAATTGGGGAACGGCGGTCATCACCGTAGGTTTCGGCATCCTGCTGCAGTTCGGTCTTTATCAGCTCGCGCAGGCGATCTTCCGAGCCCAGAATGGCCTGCAGCTCATCCCTTTCCGCGGCCAGTTCGTCCTGCTCACCGCGGATTTTCATTTCCTCGAGTTTTGCCAGATGACGCAATTTAAGCTCAAGGATAGCTTCCGCCTGGTCTGCCGACAGTCCGAACCGGGACATCAATTCCGCCTTGGGCTTGTCTTCGGTACGAATGATCTCAATCACCTCGTCGATGTTGAGATAGGCAATTAACAAGCCTTCGAGAATGTGTAACCGGGCCAGAACCTTATCCAGACGGTGTTGCAGGCGACGGGTAACCGTGGTCTTTCGGAACGCCAGCCACTCGGTCAGGATCTGGTGAAGCCCTTTTACACCCGGGCGGCCATCGTTACCGATCACGTTAATATTGACCCGGTAGGTTTTCTCCAGATCAGTGCTGGCAAACAGGTGCGCCATCAAACCATCGAGATCCACCCGGTTGGACCGGGGCACGATCACCAGGCGGGTGGGGTTCTCATGGTCGGATTCGTCACGCAGGTCCGCCACCATGGGCAGCTTCTTGCCCTGCATCTGCTGGGCAATCTGCTCCAGCACCCGGTTACCGGATACCTGATGTGGCAGATCGGTAATCACGATCTCGCCACTTTCACGAACCCAGCGCGCTCTCATACGCAGAGAGCCGCGGCCGGTTTCATAGATCTGTCTCAAATCCTTGCGAGGGGTAATAATTTCCGCATAGGTGGGAAAATCCGGGCCCTTGATGTGTTCACAGAGCTGGTCAACGGTGGCTTCCGGGTCATCCAATAGACGAATGCAGGCGGCTGTGACCTCGCGCACATTGTGCGGCGGAATGTCAGTGGCCATGCCCACGGCAATGCCGGTGGTGCCGTTCAGCAGCACATGAGGCAACCGGGCTGGCAGAACGGACGGTTCTTCCATGGTGCCATCAAAGTTCGGCGTCCAGTCCACGGTTCCCTGCCCCAACTCACCCAGCAGAACATCGGCAAAGGCAGCCAGGCGGGATTCGGTGTAACGCATGGCGGCGAACGATTTCGGGTCGTCCGGGGAGCCCCAGTTACCTTGACCATCCACCAACGGGTAGCGATAGGAGAACGGCTGCGCCATCAGCACCATGGCTTCATAGCAGGCGCTGTCACCATGGGGGTGGAACTTACCCAGCACATCACCAACGGTACGGGCAGATTTCTTGTACTTGGAGGTGGATTTCAGCCCCAGCTCCGACATGGCATAAACAATCCGACGCTGCACCGGCTTGAGCCCATCCCCTACGTTGGGCAATGCACGGTCCAGGATCACGTACATGGAGTAGTCGAGGTAGGCCTTCTCGGTATAATCCCGTAGCGATACTCTTTCGAAACCTTCATCCGTTGTCTGAAACTCTGGCATAGATGCCTCTTTGCCTTAACTGCCTGTTTTGAAA from the Marinobacter sp. LQ44 genome contains:
- the epmB gene encoding EF-P beta-lysylation protein EpmB, coding for MIQRTPARIEARNEEPSLIATEPRRQPHNCAKGWQQILAESVTCPEQLLGRLNLPAEPWLTGASAGHQLFPVRVPEPFIRRMTPGDPNDPLLRQVLPLAEESRQQAGYVRDPLQENNAIQTTGLIRKYQSRALLMVTGQCAINCRYCFRRHFPYESQRLGPDDRQQVLATLNAAPEINEVIFSGGDPLAVNDRLLAQWAEALAGIPHIKRLRIHSRLPVVIPQRVCDALLGWLGNSPLQKILVVHVNHPAELDSDTRKAFARLREVGVTLLNQSVILKGVNDSASILARLSEDLFDSGVMPYYLHAFDPVAGAHHFDVSDQAAAALVRALMTRLPGFLVPRLVRELPGETSKTPVFTGDNQANISVT
- a CDS encoding GGDEF domain-containing response regulator, translating into MQKKNATVHLLILDPSQNDAESMVSLLRNSGKATRAHRITSEEDLEEALKTSNWDLLLARDLEQEFGPDDALAMVKRMDKDIPFVLLTEEVSRERTVNIIRAGGQDAVPFEYKDLLVLVVKRELAALEERRRRRVLESHLREAEQRCQLLLESSKDAIAYINDGMHIYANQSYMEFLGYDDIDDLICIPVLDTLTPESQDKYKDFMKAFADDGKDGMTLNCTARRSDDQELNVTMSVSAATYDGEACTQIVLQPEHSDAELEEKLKQISSQDLLTGLYNRQYLMDALAQAIANAGKNNQTGALAYIALDNFISMKGQVGIAGADLLLGDLASLLKEQAGEEVTLARLSDDAFCLMCLPCDEKHMESIAERVRKAVEDHLFDINGKTVPLTVSIGVAAITENSPKAEELMGRAHIASAEVKKLEGHERGNGIVVYNPAQYESLDESNSVEAILKALDDNRFRLLFQPIINLRGEGEEHYEAFVRMLDKDNEEVSPYDFLPPMGPSDTAIKIDRWVILQTIKQLASHRSRGHDTRLFLNITAETLQDKTFTPWLSVALKAARLPGDSLIFQIREGDANNYMKQAKEFTKAVHELHSKVSIAQFGCALNPFNTLKHIDADYVKIDGSFTEEIQKSDEAKEQVKEMVKSLQNAGKLTIIPLVENASVLATLWQAGVNYIQGYYLQAPVPEMNYDFGDH
- the serB gene encoding phosphoserine phosphatase SerB, producing the protein MSELVLVNVSGRDKPGLTSEITGIMGQYYVRILDIGQAVIHDHLTWGILIEIPDESKSSPVIRDLLFRLHALDLQVRFAPITVEEYQAWAEGRNRACYIVTLLSRDIKAEQIARVSAITARHGLNIDNITRLSARPSLNQGENRIACVEFSVRGTPSDLEQLRADFLHIAGEMNVDIAFQEDSIFRRNRRLVVFDMDSTLIEAEVIDELAHEAGVGEQVAEITERAMQGELDFSQSFAERLALLKGLDESVLERIAGRLRMTEGAEHLIRSLKALGYRTAILSGGFTYFARHLQQKLGIDYVYANELDIVDGKVTGQVKGQIVDGKRKAELLLEIAEKEHISREQVIAVGDGANDLPMLSQAGLGVAFRAKPLVKESARHSISTLGLDAILYLIGFRESDTNQTLQNSSL
- the parC gene encoding DNA topoisomerase IV subunit A, translating into MPEFQTTDEGFERVSLRDYTEKAYLDYSMYVILDRALPNVGDGLKPVQRRIVYAMSELGLKSTSKYKKSARTVGDVLGKFHPHGDSACYEAMVLMAQPFSYRYPLVDGQGNWGSPDDPKSFAAMRYTESRLAAFADVLLGELGQGTVDWTPNFDGTMEEPSVLPARLPHVLLNGTTGIAVGMATDIPPHNVREVTAACIRLLDDPEATVDQLCEHIKGPDFPTYAEIITPRKDLRQIYETGRGSLRMRARWVRESGEIVITDLPHQVSGNRVLEQIAQQMQGKKLPMVADLRDESDHENPTRLVIVPRSNRVDLDGLMAHLFASTDLEKTYRVNINVIGNDGRPGVKGLHQILTEWLAFRKTTVTRRLQHRLDKVLARLHILEGLLIAYLNIDEVIEIIRTEDKPKAELMSRFGLSADQAEAILELKLRHLAKLEEMKIRGEQDELAAERDELQAILGSEDRLRELIKTELQQDAETYGDDRRSPIVAREEAKAFSEIDLVSNDPVTVVLSEKGWVRAAKGHDIDPSGLSYKSGDRFALAARGRNNQQAIFLDSTGRAYALMAHSLPSARGQGEPLTGRINPPSGATFSGLLMGNPERKALLVTDGGYGFVTSLNDMISKNRAGKAVVSVPKGARIMPPVLIPETATTLYLAAISNEGRMLVFPLSELPELAKGKGNKIISIPSARVQNREEYVVAAAVFGEEDQLEVKAGKRKLGLRFADLEHYLGERGRRGHKLPRGLQRVDGIDVIPSAARAQEEAQDVEGTDSE